One Desulfobulbus oligotrophicus DNA segment encodes these proteins:
- a CDS encoding HNH endonuclease: MSADFYSLGTVDEAVIRAERHKARALRKSRWWQQKTASGTCWYCHRRVGYHNLTMDHVIPLARGGRSTRDNLVPCCRECNTKKKSALPIEWEEYMQSLQQRHSE; this comes from the coding sequence ATGAGCGCGGATTTTTATTCCCTTGGTACAGTTGACGAGGCTGTTATCCGTGCCGAACGGCACAAGGCGCGTGCTCTGCGAAAGAGCCGGTGGTGGCAGCAGAAAACCGCCAGCGGTACCTGCTGGTACTGTCACCGCCGGGTGGGGTATCACAACCTGACCATGGATCACGTTATCCCGCTGGCCCGCGGTGGCCGCAGCACCAGGGACAATCTGGTTCCCTGCTGCCGGGAATGCAACACGAAAAAAAAATCCGCACTCCCCATTGAATGGGAAGAGTACATGCAATCACTGCAACAGCGTCATTCAGAATAA
- a CDS encoding IS5 family transposase, with translation MRGPDIQQQKLFSYLSPESRVPQTHPLRPIRIMADKALKELSPVFRELYSRTGRPSIPPEQLLRSLLLQILYSIRSERMLVEQLDYNLLFRWFVGLSMDEAIWDHSVYSKNRERILHSDLAVMFLRSICSQAEAAGLLSDDHFTVDGTLIETWASLKSFRPKDEEPPVSTGGNRNPAVDFHGKKRRNDTHASVTDPESRLFRKGKGKEARLCFMGHVLMENRNGLVVDTRLTQATGTAEREAALSMASDIPGTHRVTIGADKGYDCKEFVDDLRILTVTPHVAQKVKGSAIDGRTTRHAGYAVSRKKRKRVEEIFGWMKTVAWLRKARYKGVEKIDWLFTLSAAAYNMVRMRNLGVVTSG, from the coding sequence ATGCGCGGTCCTGACATTCAGCAACAGAAATTGTTCAGCTATCTCTCCCCCGAATCCCGGGTTCCCCAAACGCATCCCCTGCGCCCTATCCGAATCATGGCTGATAAAGCGCTGAAGGAACTCTCTCCCGTGTTTCGGGAACTCTACTCACGAACAGGACGACCATCGATTCCGCCCGAGCAACTGCTTCGCTCCCTGCTGCTGCAAATCCTTTATTCGATCCGGAGCGAGCGGATGTTGGTGGAACAGCTTGATTACAATCTTCTTTTTCGCTGGTTTGTCGGCCTGTCCATGGATGAAGCAATTTGGGATCACTCCGTCTATTCCAAAAACAGGGAGCGCATTCTGCACAGTGATCTTGCGGTGATGTTCTTGCGATCCATCTGTTCCCAAGCCGAGGCAGCCGGACTCTTGTCTGACGACCATTTCACCGTTGACGGCACACTGATCGAAACGTGGGCATCGCTGAAGAGCTTTCGGCCCAAAGATGAGGAGCCTCCGGTCTCTACCGGCGGCAACCGCAATCCGGCAGTGGATTTCCACGGGAAAAAGCGTCGCAATGACACGCACGCATCGGTCACCGATCCAGAATCCCGGCTGTTCAGAAAAGGAAAAGGCAAGGAGGCCAGGCTCTGCTTCATGGGGCATGTGCTGATGGAAAATCGGAACGGTTTGGTCGTCGATACCCGCCTGACCCAGGCAACCGGGACGGCGGAGCGCGAGGCCGCCCTTTCCATGGCTTCGGATATTCCGGGCACACATCGAGTCACCATCGGCGCGGACAAAGGGTATGACTGCAAGGAGTTCGTCGATGACCTGCGCATCCTGACCGTTACTCCACATGTAGCGCAGAAAGTCAAAGGCTCCGCCATCGATGGCCGGACCACCCGTCATGCAGGTTATGCTGTGAGCCGGAAAAAACGCAAACGGGTGGAAGAGATATTTGGCTGGATGAAGACCGTCGCCTGGTTACGCAAAGCCAGATACAAAGGCGTGGAAAAGATAGACTGGCTGTTCACGCTCTCTGCGGCAGCCTACAACATGGTCCGAATGCGTAATCTGGGGGTAGTTACCTCTGGATAA
- a CDS encoding ABC transporter substrate-binding protein, whose translation MKKEKSRFVTLCTICLPILVLSMFTATARAAAVKIGAILAETGPAAFLGGPEVRSLRMLVDEINAKGGIQGKTIELIVKDSASSPEKAVSFTRQLIEEEKVFAIIGPSTSGESLAIKKIAENGKTILISCSAADLIVNPVTPHVFKTAPSDSYAAQQVFKTMQERGIRKIVVLAANDGFGKAGKEQLTRHAPEFGITIAAEEVYDKNATDLSAIVAKLKAIKDVQAVINWSIVPAQSILAKNVRQAGWDVPIYQSHGFANIKYAEAAGAAAEGIIFPASRILIADFLPDGPQKEFLLKYKNSYETRFKEKVSTFGGHTYDALTILVKAIEAGGEDREKVRAAIENITGLIGTAGTFNFSATDHGGLGIDAYAMLTVKNGIFVPLED comes from the coding sequence ATGAAAAAAGAAAAGTCCAGATTCGTAACATTGTGCACCATCTGCCTCCCGATCCTTGTGCTGTCCATGTTCACAGCAACCGCCCGGGCAGCTGCTGTTAAAATCGGTGCCATCCTTGCCGAAACCGGACCTGCCGCCTTTCTTGGCGGACCAGAGGTTCGCTCCCTGCGCATGCTGGTTGATGAAATAAATGCCAAAGGTGGCATTCAGGGGAAAACCATCGAGTTGATCGTCAAAGATTCGGCCAGCAGCCCGGAAAAAGCCGTGTCCTTTACCAGGCAGCTGATTGAAGAGGAAAAGGTTTTTGCCATTATCGGACCTTCCACCAGCGGTGAGAGTCTGGCCATCAAGAAAATTGCGGAAAATGGCAAAACCATTCTGATCTCCTGTTCTGCAGCTGATCTCATCGTCAATCCGGTTACCCCGCATGTGTTCAAGACCGCACCGAGCGACAGCTATGCCGCCCAGCAGGTCTTCAAAACCATGCAAGAAAGAGGGATCAGGAAGATTGTTGTTCTTGCGGCCAACGATGGGTTTGGTAAGGCCGGTAAAGAACAGTTGACCAGACACGCCCCGGAGTTCGGCATCACCATTGCCGCTGAGGAGGTGTACGACAAAAACGCCACTGATCTGTCTGCCATTGTGGCCAAATTAAAGGCCATTAAGGATGTGCAGGCAGTGATCAACTGGTCGATCGTTCCCGCTCAGTCGATCCTTGCCAAGAATGTCCGTCAGGCCGGCTGGGATGTGCCAATCTACCAGAGTCACGGCTTTGCCAATATCAAGTACGCAGAAGCCGCAGGTGCAGCTGCAGAGGGAATTATTTTCCCGGCCAGTCGTATCCTGATAGCTGACTTCCTGCCCGATGGACCACAGAAAGAATTTCTGCTGAAGTACAAGAACTCCTATGAAACCAGGTTCAAGGAAAAAGTCTCCACCTTTGGCGGCCATACGTATGACGCTCTGACCATCCTGGTCAAGGCCATTGAGGCTGGAGGAGAGGATCGTGAAAAGGTACGGGCTGCCATTGAAAACATTACCGGTCTGATCGGCACTGCCGGTACCTTCAACTTTTCAGCAACCGACCATGGTGGTCTGGGAATCGATGCCTATGCCATGCTGACGGTTAAAAACGGTATATTTGTTCCCCTGGAAGACTGA
- a CDS encoding catalase: protein MQDSKKKLTTNAGAPVPDNQNVITAGPRGPQLLQDVWFLEKLAHFDREVIPERRMHAKGSGAYGTFTVTHDITKYTRAKVFSEIGKKTELFTRFSTVAGERGAADAERDIRGFAVKFYTEEGNWDMVGNNTPVFFFRDPLQFPDLNHAVKRDPRTNLRSAKNNWDFWSSLPEALHQVTIVMSDRGIPATYRHMHGFGSHTFSFINADNVRYWCKFHFKSQQGIKNLTDAESQEIIGKDRESHQRDLYDAIERGDFPRWTMYVQVMTEEQAAKLPYHPFDLTKVWLHSDAPLIEVGVLELNRNPENYFAEVEQAAFNPANVVPGISFSPDKMLQGRLFSYGDAQRYRLGVNHHLIPVNMARCPFHSYHRDGQMRVDGNHGSTIGYEPNSYGEWQEQPDFSEPPLELSGAAARWNAREDDDDYYTQPGKLFRLMSKEQQQVLFENTARDIWNAPKEIKIRHIGNCYKADPEYGKGVAAALDIPMSEIPV, encoded by the coding sequence ATGCAAGACAGTAAAAAGAAATTGACCACCAACGCAGGTGCCCCGGTTCCTGACAATCAAAACGTCATAACTGCTGGTCCACGTGGACCACAGCTGTTGCAGGATGTCTGGTTCCTGGAAAAACTGGCGCACTTCGACCGGGAAGTCATCCCGGAACGTCGTATGCACGCAAAAGGGTCAGGAGCCTATGGTACCTTCACCGTCACCCATGACATCACCAAGTACACCCGTGCTAAAGTTTTCTCGGAAATCGGCAAAAAAACCGAACTGTTCACCCGCTTCTCCACTGTTGCCGGTGAACGCGGCGCTGCAGATGCCGAACGGGATATCCGGGGGTTTGCGGTTAAATTTTATACGGAAGAAGGCAACTGGGATATGGTCGGCAACAACACACCGGTCTTCTTTTTCCGCGACCCGCTCCAGTTCCCCGACCTGAACCATGCGGTGAAACGCGATCCCCGCACGAACCTGCGCAGCGCCAAAAACAACTGGGACTTCTGGTCTTCCCTGCCCGAGGCCCTGCATCAGGTGACCATTGTCATGAGTGACCGTGGTATCCCGGCAACCTATCGCCATATGCACGGATTCGGCAGCCACACCTTCAGCTTTATCAATGCGGATAACGTACGCTACTGGTGTAAATTCCATTTTAAAAGCCAACAGGGGATCAAGAATCTTACCGATGCTGAATCGCAAGAAATCATTGGCAAGGATCGTGAAAGTCATCAAAGAGATCTGTACGATGCCATTGAGCGCGGTGATTTTCCACGCTGGACCATGTATGTGCAGGTGATGACCGAGGAACAGGCGGCTAAACTGCCGTATCATCCCTTTGATCTTACCAAGGTATGGCTCCACAGCGATGCTCCCCTGATAGAGGTGGGCGTTCTCGAACTTAACCGCAATCCGGAGAACTACTTTGCCGAGGTTGAGCAGGCTGCATTCAACCCGGCCAACGTGGTTCCGGGAATCAGCTTTTCACCGGACAAGATGCTTCAAGGTCGACTCTTCTCCTACGGTGATGCACAGCGTTACCGTCTGGGTGTCAACCACCACCTTATCCCTGTTAACATGGCACGCTGTCCCTTCCACAGCTACCACAGGGACGGGCAGATGCGGGTAGACGGTAACCACGGTTCAACCATTGGTTATGAGCCGAACAGTTATGGTGAATGGCAGGAACAACCTGACTTCTCTGAACCGCCACTGGAGCTCTCCGGTGCAGCTGCCCGCTGGAATGCCCGTGAAGACGACGATGACTACTACACCCAACCGGGTAAACTGTTCCGTCTGATGAGCAAAGAGCAACAGCAGGTTTTGTTCGAAAACACAGCACGTGATATCTGGAATGCTCCCAAAGAGATCAAGATCCGTCACATCGGCAACTGTTACAAGGCTGATCCGGAATACGGCAAAGGAGTTGCTGCAGCGTTGGATATTCCCATGAGTGAGATTCCGGTCTGA
- a CDS encoding bacterioferritin translates to MHESSIKLLNKAVGEEMTALQQYMYFHFHCDDQGYDLLAGLFKRTAIDEMIHVEDLAERILFLGGDVELAASAPVVPVQDVNEMLKMARQMELDSAAHYNQWANECGAAADSVSKKLFEELVVAEENHYDAFDIEMDNMKKFGTNYLVLQSIERSKNRAQLSPSTGE, encoded by the coding sequence ATGCACGAGAGCAGTATCAAGCTTCTCAATAAGGCGGTTGGTGAAGAAATGACCGCTCTTCAGCAGTACATGTACTTTCATTTTCATTGCGATGACCAGGGATACGATCTCCTGGCCGGCCTGTTCAAACGAACCGCCATTGACGAGATGATCCATGTGGAAGACCTGGCCGAACGTATTCTCTTCCTCGGTGGTGATGTCGAACTTGCCGCCTCTGCTCCGGTTGTGCCGGTGCAGGATGTGAACGAGATGCTTAAAATGGCCCGGCAGATGGAACTGGACAGTGCCGCGCATTACAACCAGTGGGCCAACGAGTGCGGTGCCGCTGCTGACAGTGTGTCCAAAAAATTGTTTGAGGAGCTGGTCGTGGCTGAAGAGAACCACTACGACGCCTTTGATATTGAAATGGACAACATGAAAAAATTCGGCACCAACTATCTCGTTCTCCAGTCCATCGAACGCAGTAAAAACCGTGCCCAGCTGTCTCCATCCACTGGTGAGTAG
- a CDS encoding DUF2784 domain-containing protein produces the protein MPTVLRFMNGSSLYLLLADAVLLVHVSVALFVVGGLGCIIVGNRRAWQWVNSLWFRLVHLAAIGVIALQAWLGAVCPLTSLEMWLRTRSGSSVYTGSFVSYWLQKTLYYDAPHWVFILAYSLFTLAVAATWWYYPPRTR, from the coding sequence ATGCCGACTGTACTCAGGTTTATGAACGGTTCTTCACTTTATCTGCTGCTCGCCGATGCTGTTCTTCTTGTGCATGTCAGTGTTGCCCTCTTTGTTGTTGGCGGCCTGGGCTGTATCATCGTCGGTAACCGGCGGGCATGGCAATGGGTGAACAGTCTATGGTTCAGACTGGTCCATCTTGCCGCCATTGGGGTCATCGCTCTTCAGGCATGGCTGGGCGCCGTCTGTCCGCTGACCAGCCTGGAGATGTGGCTTCGCACCCGGTCGGGCAGTTCAGTCTACACCGGGAGTTTTGTTAGTTACTGGTTACAGAAAACCCTCTACTACGATGCTCCGCACTGGGTCTTTATACTGGCCTACTCACTCTTCACGCTGGCCGTTGCCGCAACCTGGTGGTATTATCCACCGCGTACCCGTTGA
- a CDS encoding helicase HerA-like domain-containing protein: MNQILIGRGEQPVHLWGALANRHGLVAGATGTGKTVSLLVLVEGFSRMGTPVFITDIKGDVAGLAMAGESNQKLTQRAEQTGLLSYTNEASPVLFWDIFGRNGHPLRTTVSEIGPGLLARILELSDTQTGVLEIVFRLADDEGLLLLDLDDLRALLTFTAENRAEISTRFGLVSGQSIAAIQRALLKLEREGGTMLFGEPALELTDLMRTDLTGRGIVSILSADKLILKPRLYAGLLLWLLSEFFEQLPEVGDPDQPRLVLVFDEAHLLFTDTPPMLRQRVEQVVRLIRSKGVGIYFCSQYPDDIPNEILGQLGNRIQHALRAYTPRDQKAVRAAAESFVPNPTLNVAQTIAQLAVGEALVSTLQGKGVPIPVEKTLICPPRCRMGAITEHERAAVLARSPIGGKYDQPINRESAYEILSQRAEQKNKTNTAPSSDHRRQEKGVISDLLWGTGRRQGMVETLAKQTVRTIGSQVGRQIVRGILGSILGKK, from the coding sequence ATGAACCAGATACTCATTGGCCGGGGAGAACAGCCTGTGCATCTTTGGGGTGCACTTGCCAATCGGCATGGTTTGGTTGCCGGTGCCACCGGTACCGGTAAGACAGTCTCGTTGCTGGTGCTGGTGGAGGGTTTTTCCCGCATGGGCACACCTGTCTTTATTACTGATATCAAGGGAGATGTTGCCGGTCTTGCCATGGCCGGTGAATCCAACCAAAAACTTACACAACGAGCGGAACAGACAGGTCTTTTGTCGTACACCAATGAGGCAAGTCCGGTCCTGTTTTGGGATATCTTCGGCAGAAACGGTCATCCGCTGCGAACCACGGTCAGTGAAATCGGACCAGGCCTGCTCGCCCGTATCCTCGAACTCAGTGATACCCAGACAGGAGTTCTTGAGATCGTCTTTCGCCTGGCCGACGATGAAGGGCTTCTTCTCCTTGACCTTGACGACCTGCGGGCCCTGCTCACCTTTACCGCTGAAAATCGGGCAGAGATTTCAACCCGGTTCGGGCTGGTCAGCGGCCAATCCATTGCAGCCATTCAACGGGCTCTTCTGAAGTTGGAGCGGGAAGGCGGCACAATGCTGTTTGGTGAGCCTGCCCTGGAGTTGACCGATCTCATGCGCACCGACCTGACAGGACGGGGCATTGTCAGTATTCTGAGCGCTGATAAGCTTATTTTAAAACCCCGCCTGTATGCCGGCCTGCTGCTCTGGCTTCTTTCCGAGTTCTTTGAACAACTGCCGGAGGTGGGTGATCCTGATCAGCCCAGGCTGGTACTCGTCTTTGATGAGGCCCACCTGCTGTTTACTGATACGCCGCCGATGCTCCGCCAACGTGTTGAGCAGGTGGTACGACTTATCAGATCCAAAGGTGTGGGCATCTATTTCTGCTCTCAATACCCGGATGACATCCCCAATGAGATTCTTGGGCAGCTGGGCAATCGCATACAACATGCCCTGCGTGCCTATACGCCCCGGGATCAGAAAGCGGTCAGAGCTGCTGCCGAATCCTTTGTGCCCAACCCCACACTCAATGTCGCTCAGACCATTGCCCAGCTTGCTGTTGGTGAGGCCCTGGTTTCAACCCTCCAGGGAAAAGGTGTTCCCATACCGGTGGAAAAGACCCTGATCTGCCCGCCTCGCTGCCGTATGGGTGCCATAACCGAACACGAACGGGCCGCTGTACTGGCCCGCAGCCCAATCGGCGGCAAGTACGATCAGCCGATCAATCGCGAGTCAGCCTACGAAATCCTCAGCCAACGCGCTGAACAGAAGAACAAAACCAACACTGCCCCGTCATCCGATCATCGCCGCCAGGAAAAAGGTGTGATCAGTGATCTGTTATGGGGCACCGGGCGTCGTCAGGGAATGGTGGAGACACTTGCCAAACAGACAGTGCGCACCATCGGCAGCCAGGTAGGCCGACAGATTGTACGCGGTATTCTCGGCAGTATTCTTGGGAAAAAATAA
- a CDS encoding flavodoxin family protein produces the protein MNILLCNGSPRKHGNTDILLSRIEAGIQQAGYQAERIDLAALDIHPCTGCGHCETEGWCIIQDDMTLLYDKIDQANRIVIGSPIYFYGVTAQTKAFIDRCQALWCRKYLLGVVKPDRDNRLGYLVSVAATAGGKIFDGTRLTIRYAFDAMEYTFGGELVVQGIDLKGAVTERTDTMEEALQLGLTICRTAGTTT, from the coding sequence ATGAACATCCTCCTTTGCAATGGCAGTCCCCGCAAACACGGCAACACAGACATCCTGCTCAGCCGGATTGAGGCTGGCATACAGCAGGCAGGCTACCAGGCCGAACGTATCGACCTGGCCGCCCTTGACATTCATCCCTGTACCGGCTGCGGCCACTGTGAGACTGAAGGCTGGTGCATTATCCAGGACGACATGACCCTGCTGTACGATAAGATTGATCAGGCCAACCGGATCGTCATCGGTTCACCAATCTACTTTTACGGTGTCACGGCCCAGACCAAGGCCTTTATCGATCGCTGCCAGGCTCTGTGGTGTCGCAAATATCTGTTGGGCGTGGTTAAACCCGATCGTGACAATCGTCTCGGCTATCTGGTAAGTGTGGCTGCCACGGCCGGCGGCAAGATCTTTGACGGTACCCGCCTGACCATCCGCTATGCCTTTGATGCCATGGAATATACCTTTGGCGGTGAGCTGGTGGTTCAGGGTATTGACCTGAAAGGAGCTGTTACTGAACGGACCGATACCATGGAAGAGGCCCTGCAGCTGGGACTGACAATCTGCCGTACAGCTGGTACAACCACATAA